In a genomic window of Gossypium arboreum isolate Shixiya-1 chromosome 9, ASM2569848v2, whole genome shotgun sequence:
- the LOC108455663 gene encoding CBS domain-containing protein CBSX1, chloroplastic-like, with protein sequence MTGKEDLHVVKPTTTVDEALEALVEHRITGFPVIDDDWKLTFNKVQKLLNKTNGQVVGDLMTPAPLVVRETTNLKDVARWVSSQEEMSLEPPFK encoded by the exons ATGACAGGAAAAGAGGATTTGCATGTTGTAAAGCCAACAACAACTGTTGATGAAG CACTGGAAGCTCTGGTTGAACACAGAATCACCGGTTTTCCTGTTATCGATGATGATTGGAAATTG ACTTTCAACAAGGTACAGAAGTTACTCAACAAGACGAATGGCCAGGTGGTTGGTGATTTAATGACACCAGCTCCATTAGTTGTACGTGAAACAACTAATCTAAAGGATGTTGCTAG GTGGGTATCATCACAAGAGGAAATGTCGTTAGAGCCGCCCTTCAAATAA